In the Persephonella hydrogeniphila genome, one interval contains:
- a CDS encoding DUF255 domain-containing protein, with protein MRFLAVLLILISLSYGSEIKWYSFEEGLKKATEDKKLILLDIYAQWCHWCNVMENTTYRDKDVIKIIEKHYIPVRVDAEKRPDINKRYNQGGLPSTVILDSNGNILWGGIYLSPEDMYRVLSYFASLNPQQIKKISEENKKKSERIKKRFFMKVKEKEPSPSYIKKVFKSVKIRFDSENGGFYGYPKFPEEELPHFLLIYWKFFNSKEAKNMLTKTVEGYMKLIDPVEEGIFRYSVNEFWTQPHYEKLLKDQADLSVMFFDIYGGTTDKKYLRSAISLLDFSIERLYSRENSLFYNSQGADIVDEDGTLLMTGEEFFVLGRKDRERAIKELGYSPKIEKEFYYGVNALMSKALLYGYAFTKNDKYKTIGIAVLNRVISESFTKKGVYYSKDNKDFYLSQNIYTLEALITAYQLTGKIRYLKKAEELFSILKKHYFSKKLKILTDFKDTGLSTNRISFIDDIFLLNRRAVHYFYYLYLLTGKTEYRDFADILIKHLPGKVNINTAIGFFIYLYPPLSVHIYSCPEVLPEIFSVFPYWVSVHTVDSEEVKKLGYIPEKKCISYICNADLCFFKVDKTEDIPEFIHKSLNSYKTF; from the coding sequence ATGAGATTTTTAGCTGTTTTACTTATTCTAATTTCTTTATCATACGGTAGCGAGATAAAGTGGTACTCCTTTGAAGAGGGCTTAAAAAAAGCTACAGAGGATAAAAAACTGATCTTACTTGATATATACGCCCAGTGGTGTCACTGGTGCAATGTGATGGAAAATACTACATACAGAGACAAAGATGTTATCAAGATAATAGAAAAACACTACATCCCTGTCAGAGTTGATGCAGAAAAAAGACCAGATATAAACAAAAGATATAATCAGGGAGGACTGCCATCAACAGTTATCCTTGACAGTAACGGAAATATTTTATGGGGAGGAATTTATCTTTCACCTGAAGATATGTACAGAGTTCTATCTTACTTTGCTTCTTTAAACCCTCAACAGATAAAAAAAATATCAGAAGAAAACAAGAAAAAATCTGAAAGAATCAAGAAAAGATTTTTTATGAAAGTAAAGGAAAAAGAACCGTCACCTTCCTATATCAAAAAGGTTTTCAAATCTGTAAAGATAAGATTTGACAGTGAAAATGGAGGTTTCTATGGATATCCAAAATTTCCAGAGGAAGAACTTCCCCACTTTCTTCTGATCTACTGGAAATTTTTTAACAGTAAAGAAGCAAAAAATATGCTGACAAAAACTGTTGAAGGCTATATGAAACTGATAGATCCTGTTGAGGAGGGTATTTTCAGGTACAGCGTTAATGAGTTCTGGACTCAACCCCATTATGAAAAATTACTGAAAGATCAAGCTGATCTATCTGTTATGTTTTTTGATATCTATGGAGGAACAACTGATAAAAAATACCTTAGATCAGCCATATCCTTACTTGATTTTTCTATAGAAAGGCTGTACAGCAGAGAAAACAGCCTTTTTTATAACTCTCAGGGAGCTGACATAGTTGATGAAGACGGAACACTACTTATGACAGGTGAGGAGTTTTTTGTTTTAGGCAGAAAAGACAGAGAAAGAGCCATAAAAGAGTTAGGATACTCTCCAAAAATAGAAAAAGAGTTCTACTACGGGGTCAACGCATTAATGTCAAAGGCTCTCCTGTACGGATATGCCTTTACAAAAAATGATAAGTACAAAACGATAGGAATCGCTGTTCTAAACAGGGTTATTTCTGAGAGTTTCACAAAAAAAGGAGTTTATTACTCAAAAGATAATAAAGATTTTTATCTCAGCCAGAATATCTACACACTGGAAGCTCTTATTACAGCTTATCAGCTGACCGGTAAGATAAGATATCTTAAAAAAGCCGAAGAACTGTTTTCTATACTGAAAAAGCACTACTTTTCTAAGAAGCTTAAAATTCTCACAGATTTTAAAGACACAGGTCTGAGTACAAACAGGATATCCTTTATAGACGATATATTCCTTCTAAACAGAAGAGCTGTTCATTACTTTTATTATCTGTATCTTCTGACAGGAAAAACAGAGTATAGAGATTTTGCAGATATACTTATAAAACACCTTCCTGGAAAAGTAAATATAAATACAGCCATAGGTTTTTTTATATATCTGTATCCACCTTTATCAGTTCATATATACTCATGTCCTGAAGTTTTGCCTGAGATCTTTTCTGTTTTTCCATACTGGGTATCTGTTCATACAGTAGACAGTGAAGAAGTCAAAAAGTTAGGATACATACCGGAGAAAAAGTGTATTTCCTATATCTGTAATGCAGATCTGTGTTTTTTTAAGGTGGACAAAACAGAAGATATTCCTGAGTTTATACATAAATCTTTAAACAGTTATAAAACATTCTGA
- a CDS encoding ATP synthase subunit I, whose translation MSYSALFYFPLFILGVVAGFFYFTHLFKSVNAFGTDKGKVMRSMLIRLPIPILAALIGSLAGVGGVLSVLIGFTVFQIYFLIKVGTKLKKEVEEEAEKSVQEHSEKD comes from the coding sequence ATGTCATACAGTGCTTTGTTCTACTTTCCCCTTTTTATATTAGGAGTTGTAGCAGGATTCTTTTACTTTACACATCTATTTAAAAGTGTCAATGCCTTTGGGACAGACAAAGGAAAAGTAATGAGAAGTATGCTCATAAGGCTTCCTATCCCCATTTTAGCTGCCCTAATAGGTAGTCTTGCAGGTGTAGGGGGAGTACTGTCTGTGCTTATAGGTTTTACTGTTTTTCAGATATATTTTCTAATTAAAGTTGGAACTAAACTGAAAAAAGAGGTTGAAGAAGAAGCTGAAAAGTCTGTACAGGAGCATTCAGAAAAAGACTGA
- a CDS encoding prepilin peptidase: MEKAFLILLFFIFGSIIGSFLNVVIYRIPRGKSIKKPAFSFCPECGEKIKWYDNIPLLSYFILRGRCRYCKGKISIRYPFVEFLTGIASVMAFLKTGLSYDYIFTFGFISLMIAITFIDIDFRIIPDELNLIGFIMGIVYSAIKSNLVESLLGSLIGAGFLWGIAYIYLRFRGIEGLGMGDVKMMAFVGAYTGWFGALFTIFVGSFIGAVAGIIGAYLSKSEEKGKFEIPFGPFLSFAAIIYIFFGDIIKNWYLGGIM, translated from the coding sequence ATGGAAAAAGCTTTCCTCATATTACTGTTTTTTATCTTTGGAAGTATAATAGGGAGCTTTCTTAATGTTGTCATTTACAGAATTCCCAGAGGAAAATCAATAAAAAAACCAGCATTTTCTTTCTGTCCAGAATGTGGAGAAAAAATCAAATGGTACGATAACATCCCTTTACTGTCCTACTTTATTCTTAGAGGGAGATGTAGATACTGTAAAGGAAAAATCAGTATAAGATACCCTTTTGTTGAATTTCTTACAGGAATTGCTTCTGTGATGGCATTTCTTAAAACAGGGCTATCCTACGACTACATATTTACTTTTGGATTTATATCATTGATGATAGCTATAACATTTATTGATATAGATTTTAGAATAATACCTGACGAACTAAATCTTATCGGTTTTATAATGGGAATTGTGTATTCTGCCATTAAATCAAACCTTGTAGAAAGTCTTCTTGGGTCTTTAATTGGAGCCGGTTTTCTGTGGGGAATAGCCTATATATATCTGAGATTCAGAGGAATAGAAGGTCTTGGAATGGGGGATGTCAAAATGATGGCTTTTGTAGGTGCATACACAGGATGGTTCGGCGCTCTTTTTACCATATTTGTAGGTTCTTTTATAGGAGCTGTTGCTGGAATAATAGGAGCTTATCTCTCTAAAAGCGAGGAAAAGGGAAAATTTGAGATACCTTTTGGACCGTTTTTATCTTTTGCAGCTATCATATATATATTTTTTGGAGATATTATCAAAAACTGGTATCTTGGAGGAATAATGTGA
- a CDS encoding winged helix-turn-helix domain-containing protein, giving the protein MRYKIKFKVWLEKDKDIIMGLGRDKLLREIDKQGSISKAAKEVGMSYKKAWSFIKTMEKRLGIKLIETKRGGKGGGGAYLTDDAKRLLKDFEKITDAFERLTRELSKDE; this is encoded by the coding sequence GTGAGGTATAAAATAAAATTCAAAGTCTGGTTAGAAAAGGATAAAGATATCATTATGGGACTTGGCAGAGATAAACTTTTAAGAGAGATAGATAAACAGGGTTCTATATCTAAAGCAGCAAAAGAAGTGGGAATGTCTTACAAGAAAGCGTGGAGCTTTATAAAAACAATGGAAAAAAGGCTTGGTATTAAGTTAATAGAGACAAAACGTGGTGGTAAAGGAGGAGGAGGAGCTTATCTCACAGACGATGCAAAAAGATTACTGAAGGATTTTGAAAAAATAACAGATGCGTTTGAAAGACTTACAAGAGAACTATCAAAAGATGAATGA
- a CDS encoding cob(I)yrinic acid a,c-diamide adenosyltransferase: MIYVFTGDGKGKTTAAVGTGIRAVGAGLKVLMVQFMKVKELSSEYYVLSKLKNFDIESFGRKGFYLPEEEIKKNPELAKKGFKPFTAVDYQLAQDGIDKLKNSILNEEHDLYILDEICVALHYRLVEENELKKILLENREKADFILTGRYCPGWVLEVADLVTEMKEIKHPFKKGIPAKKGLDY, from the coding sequence ATGATCTATGTTTTCACAGGAGACGGAAAAGGCAAAACAACAGCGGCAGTAGGAACAGGTATAAGGGCTGTTGGTGCTGGTCTGAAAGTTCTTATGGTTCAGTTTATGAAGGTAAAGGAGTTATCTTCAGAGTATTATGTTTTGTCAAAATTAAAAAACTTCGATATAGAAAGCTTCGGCAGGAAAGGTTTTTATCTTCCTGAAGAGGAGATTAAAAAAAATCCTGAGCTTGCTAAAAAAGGATTTAAACCATTTACAGCTGTAGATTATCAGCTTGCACAGGATGGTATCGATAAACTGAAAAACTCCATTCTTAATGAAGAACATGATCTGTATATACTCGATGAGATATGTGTAGCTCTTCATTACAGACTTGTAGAAGAGAATGAACTAAAAAAAATTCTGCTTGAAAACAGAGAAAAGGCTGATTTTATTCTCACAGGAAGGTACTGTCCTGGCTGGGTTCTTGAAGTGGCAGACCTTGTTACCGAGATGAAAGAGATAAAACACCCTTTTAAAAAAGGAATTCCTGCCAAAAAGGGGCTTGATTACTGA
- a CDS encoding TraR/DksA family transcriptional regulator, whose amino-acid sequence MEREKLQKFRKLLLEKKKQILDRYLKQEETMKRLTDEGLSIPEDLEDYAKIDITEIILGELEDIEIEILRAIDAALERMKEGSYGYCEVCGEPIEEERLEAVPWTTLCKKHAEEAEKNKDFVDRRYKEYFDKISPSPSPAPPATPEEHEL is encoded by the coding sequence ATGGAAAGAGAAAAGCTGCAGAAATTCAGAAAGTTACTTCTTGAGAAGAAAAAGCAGATATTAGACAGGTATCTTAAACAGGAAGAAACAATGAAAAGGCTTACAGATGAAGGGTTAAGTATACCAGAAGACCTTGAAGATTATGCGAAGATAGATATTACAGAGATTATATTAGGTGAGTTAGAGGATATAGAGATAGAGATACTCAGGGCTATAGATGCTGCACTTGAAAGGATGAAAGAGGGAAGTTATGGGTACTGCGAAGTGTGTGGAGAACCTATAGAGGAAGAGAGACTTGAAGCTGTACCATGGACTACCCTGTGCAAAAAACATGCTGAAGAAGCAGAAAAAAATAAAGATTTTGTCGATAGAAGGTACAAAGAGTATTTTGATAAAATATCTCCATCACCAAGTCCAGCACCTCCGGCAACACCGGAAGAACATGAACTTTGA
- the pgsA gene encoding CDP-diacylglycerol--glycerol-3-phosphate 3-phosphatidyltransferase yields MSFANQLTILRIFLIPVFIILIGYNKPLYALIVFIIAGITDALDGFIARKFNQITTLGKILDPIADKALLVSSFIFIYTSDLQVKFPYWYVVIVISRDVYILLGSALIYFMKGYIDVRPSIFGKATTFFQILSVVAILVANITVVPEEIINGIIYTAAFFTVLSTITYTYDGIQQIK; encoded by the coding sequence ATGAGCTTTGCAAACCAGCTAACCATCTTAAGGATTTTTCTCATACCGGTTTTTATTATACTTATTGGGTACAACAAACCCCTTTATGCCCTTATTGTTTTTATTATTGCAGGTATAACAGATGCCCTTGACGGTTTTATTGCGAGAAAGTTCAACCAAATAACCACACTGGGAAAGATACTTGACCCTATAGCCGATAAGGCTCTTCTTGTAAGCAGTTTTATTTTTATTTATACATCAGATCTTCAGGTTAAATTTCCATACTGGTATGTTGTTATAGTTATAAGCAGAGATGTGTATATTCTGCTGGGAAGTGCTTTGATATATTTTATGAAAGGATATATTGATGTAAGACCATCTATCTTTGGCAAAGCTACAACTTTTTTTCAGATTCTGTCTGTTGTAGCTATTCTTGTTGCAAATATTACAGTTGTTCCTGAGGAGATAATTAATGGAATTATATACACAGCTGCTTTCTTTACCGTGCTGTCGACAATAACATACACGTACGACGGAATTCAACAGATAAAATAG
- the gatA gene encoding Asp-tRNA(Asn)/Glu-tRNA(Gln) amidotransferase subunit GatA translates to MEIWKKGLKELSELIKKKEVKPSEVVQSFAERTNALEPKINSYVTNLIDRAVEEAKEKDNELLKLSEIPDIFGLPVAVKDNISTRGVKTTCSSRMLENYIPPFDASVIVKMKEQGYVLTGKTNLDEFAMGSSTENSAFFTTKNPWDYERVPGGSSGGSAAAVGAGIVPAALGSDTGGSIRQPAAFCGVVGLKPTYGRVSRYGLVAFASSLDQIGPITRTVEDSALLMNVIAGKDPKDSTSVDREPPDFLSYIGKDVKGLKIGLPEEFFIEGIDPTVKEAVLKAVRQLEKEGAEVVEISMPTTKYAIEAYYIIAPSEASSNLARYDGVRYGYRASDYKDLEEMYSKTRDEGFGAEVKRRIMLGTYSLSSGYYDAYYLKAQKVRTLIYQDFMKAFEKVDILATPTTPDVAFKIGEKVSDPLQMYLSDIFTVSVNMAGVPGISIPCGFKDGLPVGLQLIGKPFDEGTLLQVAHYYERMNDFYKKFPGE, encoded by the coding sequence ATGGAAATATGGAAAAAAGGTCTAAAAGAACTGTCTGAGCTTATCAAGAAAAAAGAAGTAAAGCCATCTGAAGTAGTACAATCTTTTGCCGAGAGAACAAATGCTTTAGAGCCAAAGATAAACAGCTATGTAACTAATCTTATTGACAGAGCTGTTGAAGAGGCAAAGGAGAAAGATAATGAACTTTTAAAGTTATCAGAAATTCCTGATATCTTTGGTCTTCCTGTAGCAGTTAAAGATAATATATCGACCAGAGGTGTAAAAACCACCTGCTCATCAAGGATGTTAGAAAATTATATTCCTCCTTTTGATGCTTCAGTTATTGTAAAGATGAAAGAGCAGGGGTATGTACTGACAGGAAAAACAAATCTTGATGAGTTTGCTATGGGTTCTTCTACCGAGAACTCTGCTTTTTTCACTACAAAAAATCCGTGGGACTATGAAAGAGTTCCGGGAGGATCCTCTGGAGGATCTGCTGCTGCTGTTGGTGCAGGAATAGTTCCTGCTGCACTTGGTTCTGATACCGGTGGTTCCATCAGACAGCCTGCTGCATTTTGTGGAGTTGTAGGTCTGAAACCTACTTACGGAAGAGTTTCAAGATACGGTCTTGTTGCTTTTGCTTCCTCCCTTGACCAGATAGGTCCCATCACCAGAACTGTTGAGGATAGTGCTCTTCTTATGAATGTAATAGCAGGCAAAGATCCGAAAGACTCTACATCTGTAGACAGAGAACCGCCTGATTTTCTGTCATATATAGGTAAAGATGTAAAAGGATTAAAGATAGGCCTACCTGAGGAGTTTTTTATTGAAGGAATAGATCCTACTGTAAAAGAAGCTGTTTTAAAAGCTGTCAGACAACTTGAAAAAGAAGGAGCTGAAGTTGTAGAGATCTCAATGCCTACGACAAAATATGCGATAGAGGCTTATTACATAATAGCTCCTTCTGAGGCATCGTCGAACCTTGCCCGTTATGATGGTGTTAGATACGGTTATAGAGCTTCTGATTACAAAGACCTGGAAGAGATGTACTCTAAAACAAGAGATGAAGGTTTTGGAGCAGAGGTAAAAAGGAGAATAATGCTGGGTACTTACTCTTTATCTTCAGGATACTATGATGCCTATTACCTGAAAGCCCAGAAGGTAAGAACACTTATTTATCAGGATTTTATGAAGGCTTTTGAAAAAGTTGATATACTGGCAACACCTACAACACCAGATGTTGCATTCAAAATAGGAGAAAAAGTCTCTGACCCTCTCCAGATGTATCTGTCAGATATATTTACTGTTTCTGTTAATATGGCAGGAGTTCCGGGTATAAGTATACCATGTGGTTTTAAAGATGGTTTACCGGTAGGTCTTCAGCTTATAGGAAAACCTTTTGACGAAGGAACGTTATTACAGGTAGCCCATTACTACGAAAGGATGAACGACTTTTATAAAAAATTTCCAGGGGAGTGA
- the rfaE2 gene encoding D-glycero-beta-D-manno-heptose 1-phosphate adenylyltransferase, with amino-acid sequence MDEFSKIENWKREGKKIVFTNGCFDIIHAGHVDYLEKAKKLGDILIVGLNSDASVRRIKGKDRPVNIQEHRKRVLEALKPVDLVIIFDEDTPEKLIKQIKPDVLVKGGDWKIENIVGADFVRSYGGQVKTIDFVYDISTTKIIQKARKTGK; translated from the coding sequence ATGGATGAGTTTTCAAAAATAGAGAACTGGAAAAGGGAAGGGAAAAAAATAGTTTTTACAAATGGCTGTTTTGATATTATCCATGCAGGTCATGTAGACTATTTAGAAAAAGCAAAAAAACTTGGAGATATTCTTATTGTTGGACTAAACAGTGATGCATCTGTAAGAAGGATAAAGGGCAAAGACAGACCTGTTAATATTCAGGAACATAGAAAGAGAGTTCTTGAAGCTCTAAAACCTGTAGACCTTGTTATTATTTTTGATGAGGACACACCAGAAAAACTGATAAAACAGATAAAACCAGATGTACTCGTTAAAGGTGGGGACTGGAAGATAGAAAATATAGTCGGTGCTGATTTTGTAAGGTCTTACGGAGGTCAGGTTAAAACTATAGACTTTGTCTACGATATCTCAACAACCAAAATTATACAGAAAGCAAGAAAAACAGGTAAGTAA
- a CDS encoding methyl-accepting chemotaxis protein yields MTLRKKFILRISIILFVILVFTIAVNMFSMRRYGVTNAEKASRVVAELVRDGLTAHMMTGTMSMRHYFLNQIEHIKEIDKLWIVRGDPVIKQFGEGSSDEKPRDNLDLEALKTGKIQKKLIESRDFVKYRITIPYIAKPQGEINCITCHQVKEGEVLGAVSIVMDISEVRAFAFQTAVLILIGAFIVFFLSGAYMYIFIGKYVNIFEKLKEAMSKAIKGDFSARIETDLKDEAGITVKEFNQFMEELNENFSEIKRVMNALASADLTARIDKRMEGEFETLRQRINESIHSLSSTLEMTIEGFSRIIKQLQTVADQIFQISNEVDKENDSIHHIKNSIIDISEKIKSISENALTVQEISKKVQEDIQIGETNIEEMKNSINRLLEAGEKIHKAVGSIIDIANQTNMLALNAAIEAARAGEVGKGFAVVADEVRKLAETTSNFARDIQQMVVEIFDNIKSVSQALEKTDTGYSEMSETYNKMSELLQKITENINDQTKQIMEMSESIKTITEISESINKKNKAIADEIKELSDIAGEVKEEVDRFKVKGE; encoded by the coding sequence ATGACACTAAGAAAAAAGTTTATACTGAGGATATCTATTATTCTTTTCGTCATCCTTGTTTTTACAATAGCTGTCAACATGTTTTCTATGAGAAGATACGGAGTAACAAACGCCGAGAAGGCAAGCAGAGTAGTAGCAGAGCTGGTCAGAGATGGCCTTACAGCCCACATGATGACAGGGACGATGAGTATGAGGCATTACTTTCTTAACCAGATAGAGCATATAAAGGAAATAGATAAACTGTGGATTGTAAGGGGTGATCCTGTAATAAAACAGTTTGGAGAAGGTAGTTCTGATGAAAAACCCAGAGATAATCTGGATTTAGAGGCTTTAAAAACAGGTAAAATTCAGAAAAAACTTATCGAAAGTAGAGACTTTGTCAAGTATAGAATAACTATTCCTTATATAGCTAAACCTCAGGGGGAAATAAACTGTATCACATGTCACCAGGTAAAAGAAGGAGAAGTTTTAGGGGCTGTAAGTATTGTTATGGATATATCAGAAGTAAGAGCATTTGCTTTTCAGACAGCTGTTTTGATTTTGATAGGGGCATTTATCGTGTTTTTTCTTTCAGGAGCTTACATGTATATATTCATCGGAAAATATGTGAACATTTTTGAAAAGCTAAAGGAAGCAATGTCAAAGGCTATAAAAGGAGATTTTTCTGCAAGGATAGAAACAGACCTGAAGGATGAAGCAGGAATAACAGTAAAAGAGTTTAATCAGTTTATGGAAGAGCTTAATGAAAACTTCTCTGAGATAAAAAGAGTGATGAACGCTCTTGCTTCTGCCGATTTAACTGCAAGGATTGATAAAAGAATGGAAGGTGAGTTTGAGACATTAAGACAGAGAATAAATGAAAGTATTCACTCTCTTTCTTCAACATTAGAGATGACAATAGAAGGGTTTTCAAGGATTATAAAACAACTTCAAACTGTGGCAGACCAGATATTCCAGATATCAAATGAAGTAGATAAGGAAAACGACAGCATTCACCACATAAAAAACTCTATTATAGATATATCAGAAAAGATTAAATCTATATCAGAAAATGCCCTTACTGTTCAGGAAATAAGCAAAAAAGTTCAGGAAGATATACAGATTGGAGAAACAAATATTGAAGAGATGAAAAACTCTATAAACAGACTTTTAGAGGCAGGAGAAAAGATCCATAAGGCTGTAGGAAGCATTATAGATATCGCAAATCAGACAAATATGCTGGCACTAAACGCAGCTATAGAAGCTGCAAGGGCAGGAGAGGTTGGAAAAGGATTTGCCGTTGTTGCAGATGAGGTAAGAAAATTGGCAGAGACAACCTCGAATTTTGCCAGAGATATACAGCAGATGGTAGTGGAGATTTTCGACAATATCAAAAGTGTATCACAGGCACTGGAAAAAACAGATACTGGTTATTCTGAGATGTCAGAAACCTACAACAAGATGTCTGAGCTTTTACAGAAAATCACAGAAAATATAAATGATCAGACAAAACAGATTATGGAAATGTCAGAAAGTATAAAAACTATAACAGAGATTTCTGAAAGTATAAATAAAAAGAATAAAGCGATTGCAGATGAGATTAAAGAGCTAAGTGATATTGCTGGGGAAGTAAAAGAAGAAGTAGACAGATTTAAAGTAAAAGGGGAGTGA